CGTAGAGGGAACGCAGCATGGAAGAAGTTACGCGGAATTTCGGAGAGTTTCAACCGTTGTCCGATTGTTCCCCGCCGAACACTTCTATCTCCGGCACATCGGGAAAGATGCCGAGGTAAAAAGCATAGCGAAAGAATTCACCGAGAGCTTCCCTGGCCTCGTGGTCGAACCCGTAGGTAAAATGCTCAAGCTGACGTTCAAATTCGTCAACCGGATATGGCAGCGTTTTCGACTGCTGCAGTGCGATCGAGGGGATCGAGGCAGCCCCTTTTTCCTGGGAAGCAAGAAGCATTGCCGCAATCTCTTTTTTGTACTTCTCCTTGCGGCCGGCACAGACGAGATGGACATACGGCAGGTCCGTCATGTCCGACCATTCATCGACGAGGTCGAGCGTTGGCCCCTCCCATGCCGAGGTCAACGAGGCGTTCCCCGTCACGAGAGCCGCATCGGCCTTCGACAGCATTTCCGGCACCGTGCCGAGTACAGGAACGACAACGACCTGCTGCTCGAATTTTTCGGAGAGAATGATCTTGGCGAGAACGATATCGGAGGATGAGACGGCGCCCACGGCGATGGAACCGATCGCACGCGAACTTCGATTGACGCACAGGACGCTCGTCCGGCTTTCACCGCGTGAAGCGACGCCGATCGAAGGATAGAGCGAAAAGTCCGAGCTGTTGCGCGCAAACTCGACGGGGCCGATCAGCGCGGCATCGCACTCGCCGCCGAGGATTCGTTCGGCGTTGATGCCGGCGCTTTCAAAGAAAAGTCCCGCCGAAGCGGGACTCTCAGGCTGCTGCAATCCGGCAAGCACCGGCCGGCAGTAAAAATCGGGGATCGCTCCGATGCGGAGCGGGTCTTCGGCCACGGGGTTCAGCTGCTGGTTTTTTGGCGGATCTGTTTCGCCGCAAGGTCGCGGAGATAATACAGTTTCGCCCGGCGCACTTTGCTCGACTTCATTTTTTCGATCTTCGCGATGCGCGGCGAGTGTGTCGGGAAAATCCTTTCCACGCCGACGCCGTCGGAAACTTTTCTGATCGTGAATGTGGCCCCCATGCCGCTTCCGCGCTTGCCGATGACGACCCCCTGGAACTGCTGAATGCGCTCTTTATCCCCTTCGATAACGCGCACGTGGACGTTCAGCGTGTCCCCCGGTGCAAAGTCGGGGATATTCGTTTTCAGCTGGGTGGCTTCTACTAATTTGATCTTGCTCATTGGTGTACTCCGTTCATTAACCTGTTATTTTTTATGAATCAAATCCTTGCGCCGTTCCTCCGTCCGCTTCGTTCTCTCTTCATCGCGCCATGCGGCAATTTCTTTGTGATTCCCCGACAACAGAACATCCGGCACCTTCATTCCGCGGTATTCCGGGGGCCGGGTGTAATGCGGGCTGTCCAGCAATCCATCCTGGAACGAATCGGTCAACGCCGATTCTCCGTCTCCGATCACGCCCGGTATCACCCTTACCACCGCGTCGGTGATGACCAGCGCGGCCAATTCTCCGCCGGTGAGCACATAGTCGCCGATCGAGATCTCCCGCGTGATGACCGATTGCCTGACGCGGTCGTCGACTCCTTTATAATGACCGCAGAGGATCATGATGTTCGATTTCAACGAGAGTTCGTTCGCGGTCCTTTGCGTGAACGGCTCGCCGTCGGCGGTAACGTACACGATTTCATCGTACGTCCGCTCTGCGTTCAACGACTCAACGCACTCGACGATCGGCTCCGGCTTCAGGATCATCCCCGCGCCGCCGCCGTACGGGGGTTCGTCGAGCGTATGGTGCTTATCGTGCGTGAATTTCCGCAAATCATGCACGACGATCTCAGCCAGCTTCTTCTCCTGAGCGATCCTGAGCATGCTTTCGTTCAGCGGACTCGCGAGCAATTTCGGAACCGCAGAAAGAATATCGATGCGGATACTCATACCATCTCCTTACTCACGCCCGCCGAAAAGTCCTTCGGGAGGATCGACCTCGATCGTACGATTTTTCACATCCACGCGGCGGACAATGCCTTTCACGGCCGGAACCATCACATCGCCCCCTTCGGTCTTCACAACGTAGACGTCCTGCGCAGGATAC
Above is a genomic segment from Bacteroidota bacterium containing:
- the trmD gene encoding tRNA (guanosine(37)-N1)-methyltransferase TrmD, translating into MRIDILSAVPKLLASPLNESMLRIAQEKKLAEIVVHDLRKFTHDKHHTLDEPPYGGGAGMILKPEPIVECVESLNAERTYDEIVYVTADGEPFTQRTANELSLKSNIMILCGHYKGVDDRVRQSVITREISIGDYVLTGGELAALVITDAVVRVIPGVIGDGESALTDSFQDGLLDSPHYTRPPEYRGMKVPDVLLSGNHKEIAAWRDEERTKRTEERRKDLIHKK
- a CDS encoding MqnA/MqnD/SBP family protein, producing the protein MAEDPLRIGAIPDFYCRPVLAGLQQPESPASAGLFFESAGINAERILGGECDAALIGPVEFARNSSDFSLYPSIGVASRGESRTSVLCVNRSSRAIGSIAVGAVSSSDIVLAKIILSEKFEQQVVVVPVLGTVPEMLSKADAALVTGNASLTSAWEGPTLDLVDEWSDMTDLPYVHLVCAGRKEKYKKEIAAMLLASQEKGAASIPSIALQQSKTLPYPVDEFERQLEHFTYGFDHEAREALGEFFRYAFYLGIFPDVPEIEVFGGEQSDNG
- the rplS gene encoding 50S ribosomal protein L19 gives rise to the protein MSKIKLVEATQLKTNIPDFAPGDTLNVHVRVIEGDKERIQQFQGVVIGKRGSGMGATFTIRKVSDGVGVERIFPTHSPRIAKIEKMKSSKVRRAKLYYLRDLAAKQIRQKTSS